The Anolis sagrei isolate rAnoSag1 chromosome 6, rAnoSag1.mat, whole genome shotgun sequence genome includes the window TTGCAGTATAGGATGAGGTCCTGccattgaaaaaaaaagaataaaaaatgagTCTCAGTTTTTAAATTGCACATTGTCTTGCAAAGCTGAAAGCATAAATGGAAGACCACAACTTACTTCGAAAGCTTCTTTCTTAGCTCCTTGATCTGGTCATTCTTCTTGGACAGAATCTCTTTCATGTTGCGATAGGCAGCTGTTTGCTGGAACTTCTTTTCCAGTTCCTATTTATTTAGAATCATCAATGTATCTACttagtttttttttacaaaagttaaGCCAAAGCTTAAAGTTCTTCATTTTGAAACTATTCAAAACATGATTATTCAGTAGCAAGTGCATAACACGTAAATCACACACTTGTAATTATTGTGTAATTATCTTACATTCACTTTAAATGATTACTGGGAATTTATATCAGTACTTAATATGCAACAGTAATCCAATGAATGCACATGAGGAAAATGAGATTGACAGCATAATCTTACAGGTCTTCCCAGAAGAAAGTCACAGCACACTCTTTATGGCTTATGTTGACATAGGCAAGTATAGATATTTGTGCCTTCCATAACATTTCATAAGGGTTATTGGAAAACTTGAATTCTGTCTTGAGAGAAGTGATTCAAGTATAGTGGTGTCCTGTAGTTGGATTTAGACAACGTCTACACAAACTGTGGCCCTCTggctgttttggactttggctcccatAATTCATAACCATGGgataagctggctagggcttatgGGAACTGGAGTACCAAACACTGGGAAGATCATAAGTTGTGCAAAACTGATTTAGACAAATGTTTCAGATAAGAACCAGAAAGATATCTAGAAGATCTCCACATTTGACACCACAGCAGTGAAACAGTTGTATGACGCTCACAATTGATGGTAGAGGCAGGCATAAATCGAAGCCATTATATTTTGGCCCAAAATTCTTAGAACTTCAACCATTATATGAGAACTGTTAACAAAATCCAAATCTAAAGAAAAACTTTTTCCTATCAAAACCACTGTAGGTATTCTTTGTTTATAATTAACAAAGAATAAGTAATGTATAAACTACTTTATGTagtttgttgtattgtattttattgtattatttatgttgtgagccaccccaagtcccttgggggggagatggggtgggatataaataaagattattattattattattattattattatcatcataaaatgaaatatatcaaCGTTTCTTCTATAATGTAAATTACATATgctatttttctttgtttatattctgccctatagCTAAATACCTCAGTTCAGTATACAATAAAATCAGCTTCAGCAATTTAATACTATCTTCTATATTCTTCTTCAGATCAAGTTCATATATTTTACCTACTATCATGTTACCAGAAGAACATGACAGCTTTGTAACAGAAGAAAACATACCTTTTCAGCCATAGCCAGCTGGTCCTGAACCTTAAGCAGGTCATGCTTTGTTGAAACCAGATTCTCTTCCAGGGATTTTTGGCTTGCAGTACTATCATGCAAAGTCTTTTCTAATTTGTACTTCAAATCAGCCATATTGCTTTCTAGTTCACAAAGATCCTGTGTAGGGTTTAACTGAAAAAAacggaaagtaaataaatacattaatatggTACTAAAAATAAACACCTACACATTCATTCACATTCCTTTAAAACTTGACGATTccagatataatatatatatataggttgaaCATTCCTTACTCAAAATGCTTGGACCAAAAGTGTTTTTGATTTCAGATTTGTTTCACATTCTGGAAGACctatacttgtgtgtgtgtgtgtgtgtagaagtaTCTTTGAAACAGGACTCAAATCtaaacaaaattcatttatgtttcatgtacatcttatacacatagcctgaacatattctatgaatttttaaaaataaattaatacatgaaacaaaatgtgcacacactgaattatcagaaagagaaggtgtcattatctcagccaatAATGTGGACAAGTCCTGATTtcggagtatttcagatttaagAATTCCTGATAACCTGTACAATGAAAATATCAGGAAAAAAACTTTGCAAGGGAGTTGGTTAAACATATAATTTAAAGTTCGCTGTGATCTTTACTATAAAAAGCAGTTAAGACAATATTTGGATCCTTTATGTATAAGGTGGAAATGGAACAGCTTCCATTTTCTCCCTTGCTAGGAATACTTATGCTTTAAATAGCtctaaaaacatattaaatatgTTGCAGAAAACAACATATTATTCAGTATGACAAAGAATAAGTCTTGTATTTTCATTACTGAAAATAATGTTGTCTGAACATTAGTTGCCTTAACTCAACAATTGCTGCTAAAAAGGATAAATCACACACACTATATTTTTTGTATTGAAGAATACATACCATAAATCATGttggaaagcaaaagcaaaagcaaaagaaatttgaattaaaaaaactgaaaatttatAAGAATTCATTGTTTTGTCTGTTGTATTTTGGCGTATATTTTCCTACAAATTTGATTTTTGAAATTCATACAAATTTAACCAAATTTACCACATACCAAATATACACTGTGCAAATAAATTAGATCCATTAGAAAACTTTTTTTCTCTGAAAAAAGTACTGAAATTACCTGGAATAATTAATTCAACTATATGCAACTGAAATCGTGTTGTAAATATTAGTCAACTTTTCCCCAAGCCTAGTTGAACCAACCTAAAATTACCTGGTGTAATTCAATAATATTTAAATGAAATGATACTGAAAATGTTAGGCAACTTTCTCCCTAGTTTATTGGAGTAAACCAAATAATTTTACCTTATGATCTCCTTGAACAATCTCAAGCTCTCGGAGAGCTTTCTCCAACTTTGATTTTTCATCCAGTGCACTGGTAGCCTGCAAGAAATTTGAACATTTAAATCAGAATGTATTTTAGTATAGAAATAGAACTTCTGAACTTCTGGTGTACATATAACAAAATTTAAACTAAATTACCTGCACTTCTATTGTCTTTAATCTGCTCctcaatttttcattttcttcttggaGTCTTGCAATTTCCTATGGAACATTAAGacatttattgttgtattctaTCACTAAATATCTGGTCTGCAGAAATATCTAGCTTACTGGTTATCTTGATCAGAATAGtgcaaaacatacatacatacatacatacatacatttcagTTGCCAAAAAAAATCTACTTTCCCTTAAAACATCCTGGTttaaatcagtagttctcaacctatgggtccctatatgttttggctttcaacttccagaaatcctaataattggtaaactggctgggatttctggaagttgtaggccaaacctgggggcccataggttgagaactactggtttaaatcatgttctcaagagacaaaaataaggtaacatagttggtttacgcacaaacttcatgtattcatcaCACAGGTACATTGCAaatcagtccagttacagatagaatttgaagtagtttctctgtgcaggtaACATAGGACAACTTTCTTATAATCTTAACAGCCCATagtctaaagcagtgattctcaacctgtacagctagtaaactgattgggatttctgggagttgtcggtcaaaacacctggggagccacaggttgagaaccactggtctcaagcatctctctgttctgagagtctagagtgtctctgtctagtctgaaagtccaatagtTTCTACTTCTATTAGTGTCTGAaaacatactgtttctaaaatagtGTCTGAGACCTGAAcagtcccagttctgatcacatggtctgcagcgcctcccacaacacagaattaaggaaaactgcataccaatacacacatatacaatacagcaagcaatctgaattatagaaaaacaaataactagtggaggcttgaggaaagttgctatttccaacaattaaGGTTCAAATAACATGTAACGTATTGGTTTAATTAACAATCAGAAAACATAACTATCACAACATATACCTTCTGCAGGAGTTCTGATGCTCCATCATGCAATGGAGTAAGTTTAGGCTTAACCAGTTCTGGATTGGGCTGAAAATtttaataaaagcattaaaaggtTACAAGAACATattcaaatattttctttttaagatATGctgtagacccccccccccacacacacacacgtgttcACTCTAGAAGCAAAGTCAATGAGACTTAGTCTCAGAGAAGATACATAATTAAACCCATCATGGCAATTATTTCTCAGAAAGATTGCTAATATGTAACTACAGTTCAAAGCAATGTTCCTATATTTTGTGGATGGCGCTGAAAGTTCTCCTCCCATTTATCTTCTATGCCACAGTAATCAAAGAAGAGGAGGGTTTCTCGAGAATGAAGAAATGGCCTACATTCCAGAACAGCAACTCTAAAGGTATCGGATAAAGGTAAATGGATTTACAAGCACAAAGCCTCCTCTCCAGGCGCCTTTGAATTCAAAAAGAACCCTGAAGATCTTCTGCCTCAGCTAACTGCCCCAGCCTCTTCTAATAAAGCCTACAAGCCGTCTATGGCCTTCCTTCTTATAGCTTCCATCCTGCAGGTCATAATGAAGGCTTATCTATTTCTGTTATAAGTAGAACCATCTCACACTGCTTTATCCTTTCCTCACAGACTTTCTTATTCAGCGGACTGAACTTCAAGACATAAAACAAATCACTCACATCAGAGCTGCTTTCTCCCTAGTTCAAGATCTCTGAATGAATGAGATAGCCTATCCAACTCCAGAGCACTCTCTCATAATGACAGGTCATGTCATATCTTATAATTTGTAAAACTTATTCCAAGAACTGTCTTATTTCTTATATTCATAACCtattctataaaacattttggttttttaaaaaaaggatagaaatgttttttaaaactaacaaacaacattattttaattaaGCAAGAACTTATTGCTTAGGAATAATAACTTTTTAAATAGTTATCTTTTCTCTTAAATTTAGGATTATAAATACAAGTAGGTTTTTCATAATGAATTTTACTACATTAGCAGAGATACATACTTTCTTATTTGAAGATGTAAATTCTGACTTTTCAAACTCTGCAACTTGCTCTAACAAATTCCTAGAAAAAGAGCAGAAAAAAATCACTCAATTATCCTTTTGGACACCAAACTATAGTCTAAATTCCACTGAGCAATGAAGGCAATAAAATAGAAGAATTAGTCTTGTAGTTATAAAGCAAAAAATTGTATCAAGGCAGGTTATATGGAAAAATCTCTTTATAAATACAGATGCAATTACTTTTCTAGGTAATAAAATATTTAGAAACaagactgaaatccaaaacacactTATTTGAGGCTACTTTGGTTGAAGTCGGTGGAAATTCTCATAAAAATGTTGTGAACAGCAGAAATCAACATTTATTAAACTAGTTTTATAGCATCCCTGATACATATTGGGAAACGCTGACTAATAatggtacattttaaaatcttACCTATTTTCCAACTCTGAAATGTCAGTTTGCAGTTTAAGATACCACTTCTCTGCTTGGGAAAAAATTTGGCGCAGAAGCAATACATTGGTGTATGCTGTGTTAATAAGCTCAGATTCCACTTCACTGTGTACCACGGTCTGTAAGCCATCCAGTATATCTGTAACTTCATCAATAGTGAATGTGTCTTCCACCAACCTTAATTTACAAATGCACAGGTTACTAGAACATCCACACTGACAAACCAAAATATCCATACAGCAAACCAAAAACTAAAATATTCCtgtttacagttggccctccGTTTTCACACAGATTATGGGTGCTGGACTCTTATGAAAGTGAACAAACTCCAAATATCTATCTCTAAGCCACAATTGTATTTAACCTACACAAAAAGTGCCTGTCCTGGTGGGGTAAAAGAGTTCAGCTGCATACATGTGCAAAGGGAAGAGCATGGGGGAAGTGCAAGAAGAGGTTAGGAAGAAGTCGGGGAAAGCCTGAGAGGGGAGAGGAGTAGAGAGCCTGAAAAGAGAAGTGTATTTTCATTCCTGCTGGTTTTTTAATAGTTACTGATTTTCTTTCCtgctggtttttttttagcaCTTACTGAATTTGACATTTAGTGATATACGGGAATTAAAATTTATAATTCcagttctctcctcctcccctccctagTCCCACTCCTCCATCAGTTCTGAAGATTCTCACTTCAATTGTGGGCACAATGGGAAGTAATACTGAATCAGTCCTTGATACCCTAGTGAGTGAAGACAGATGTAATATAGAAAGAGAAGTTCCTTCATATACGTATTAGATTAATCAAATGCTAATTTGTATGTCAGATACTCTATGGTTTGGTGAAGTTGGCTTCCATATTTTTTAAAGCATCACATATATGTTTACttgcaaacaaaacataaagcaCTGGATTGCAAGAAGTGAGATTGCTTCCAAATCACAAGGGTTACATCTGTCTTGCCCCTACTTGTGTAGAAACAGAACAAATAATTATCGTGATCTGACAGTGTCCCATTCTGCCTTTAGAATGAGTGCTACTTTTGGACCCTTTGAGCTTGTCTTCATGTTATTTTACTATAATACCTGCTTTCCTTAAGGTCCTGAAAACAGGAGTCCACTGTCTTTAGGCGCAGACCACGCTTGGAGCGTGCAAATCGCATGTAGCTGATGATCTCATTCTGATGGTGTTCATTGAGTCCCAGCTCCGCCtgggcaaaataaaacaaaacataaaagcacAGTTTTACAATCAAGACTTTTAGTCTTCTgtttaatgatgatgattattatgaatGAAATCAGAAAATTATactagcagtttaaaaaaaaatgtcaacaATTATATAAACATTATTATAAACAGATACAAGCTGTCTTTTTGGACCACATCACATAACTGCAATTTCCACtatgcagtagagtctcacttatccaacataagagggctggcaaaatgttggataagcgaaaatgttggataataaggagggattaagaaaaagcctgttaaatgtcaaattacattatgattttacaaattaagcaccaaaacatcatgttttacaacaaatcaacagaaaaagcaatttgATACACAGTAACATgatgcagtaattactgtatttacaaaattaagcaccaaaacactgcaatgtattgaaacagctgtggatcaggGAGGGAGGctgactgcgttggataatacagaatgttggatgagtgaaggttggataaccCTACTGTACTAACTAAATTTTCAGTCAGAATGATTCTGTGTACTATCTCATGGCTTCAAGTACTTTTGAGAAGCAAATAGGAAAACTAGAACATTCAGTGATTCATGCTTGATATTCATCCCAAGATTCCTATATGGGATGTTTACTAActgaaacagaaaatactacattggggtttttaaaatataaaaataaagacaaTAGGGAAAGAcataagaaagaggaaaggaaaaaaagaagagtgtGTGTAATAGGGGTGTGCACTAAGCACATACATTAATATTGGCTAACAATAATCCTATGCTCAGCAGTtgtggagtctgttggaaactaggcaagtggggttgatatatccgTGGAATCAtgtcaaggtgggagaaagaactcttgtctgcttaaggcaagtgtgaatgttgaaattggccatttgattagcactgaacagccttgcagcttcaaagccttggtggatgctgcctgggagaatcctttgatgggaggtgttaactgccctgatttttttcctgtctggaattcccattttctgggtgttgttctttatttaatgtcctgatttCTGAGTTTAGATTTCAAAGCcaggcccagcgtacctgtccgaacgtatctccttctacgtcccaccttggagtttaagatcttctggtgaggccctgctctcggcctcgcctgtatcacaagtgaggctggcagggacgagggacagggccttcttggtggtggcccctcgcctgtggaatgcactccccggggaaattaggtcatcaacatccctcctctctttcagaaggaagttaaaaacctggatgtgggatcaggccttcgggtaagctggcagatggacaaaagacaatgacgaccagcataggaaaggacaatgacaatgctggatggattatggatttatgaattggcgaacattgaccacaagatgattttattgctgctactgtattgtttttgattgttttaactagtcatAACTGTTGAcactttattgtaatttgtacattgtattttgtgaactgtcgggcatcgaactgtgccttttgtaagccgccctgagtcccctcctagggggttgagaagggcggggtagaagcaccccaaataaataaacaaataaatgtgaagctgcaaggccattcaatgctaatcaaggtggccaattgcaacattcacacctgcctcaaacagacaagagttctttctccaccctggacattccacagatacataaactccacttgtctagcttccaacagacctcacaacctctaaggatgcctgccatagatgtgggtgaaacgtcaggagagaatgcttctggaacatggacatacagcaacccagtgaatctggtcatgaatgccttcgacaacataGTCTCTACAATGAAAAGACTGTCCTCCTCTATGAATAGTGTGTAACACGAAGGGCGCACTCCCCAAATGATGCTAAAACCTCTTGCGGACCTAGGGGCCCCTCTCTGCTAACTAGGGATGATGGGGTTTGTAATCCAAGCGGGGTGAGGGGTGGGGAGTCTTAGAGGGAGGAAGAGTAACACTCCAAAGGAGTCCGGCCTACTTCAGAAGGCGAAGGCGCCCTCTCTAAAGTACAGAGGCGCCCTACCATCTCTCTGGGGAAGCCTGAGGCGCTAAGAGGAGCCTGGCCCAGTGAAGACTATTCGAGAGGAGGCCCGAAGGGGGGCGACGCGGCCGTAACTCACCATAACGAACCGCCGGCGGCCCGGAGAGAAGAGCCGAGGGATTTACAGGGCGGCGGTTGCCATGGTGAGGAAACAGAAGCCTCGCGAGCGCCTCCTTTGAAGCCCCATTGGTCGAGACGAGCGTTTGTGTGACCGGAAACAAAAGGCAGTCGGGTTCGGGTGCGGCAGGGAAGCTAACGGACGCCGGGTTTGAGAGCGGCGCGCGGCTCTATCCAGAAGGCCAAAGAGTTGAGAAATATCATTCCAAGACTATACTTCGTGGTTGCTTTCGACGCCGTTTCCCCTTTCCTCTGTTGCTTCAGCGGGGTGAAAGACTGGAGGCTCTGGAAGGAGGCAATCAAAGGCGTTAGTCTAGCTGTCATATGATTGGCTAAGGCCAGAGAgccccgcctctctctctctctctctctctctctcgccaaAGAGGAAAGGAACACAAAAGAGGCCCAACAACTAGGGTTCCGTTGGGCATAAAAGGCCAGCGCATTACTCTCTAATGTTCTAGCCACTTGTGTATATTCCCTgtagatcagtatttctcaacctgggggtcgggacccctgagggggtcacgagggggtgtcagaggggtcgccaaagacaataagaaaaaacagtattttctgatggtcatggggattccatgtgggaagtttgagccaattctatcattggtggagttcagaatgttctttgattgtaatgaactgtaaatcccagcaactacaactcccaaatgtcaagatctattttccccagactccactagtgttcacatttgggcatattgagtattcgtgccaggtttggtccagatccaccactgcatgagtccacagtgctctctggatataggtgaactacaacttccaaactcaaggtcaatgcccatcaaacccttccagtgttttccattggtcatgggagccaagtttggttcaaatccattgctggtggagttcagaatgctctttgattataagtgaactataaatcccagcaactacaactcccaaattacaaaatcaatcctcgcccaaccccactaccattcacatttgggtgtattgggtatttgtgcccagtttggtccagtgaatgaaaatgcatcctgcatatcagatatttacattatgacttataactgtagtaaaatgactgttatgaagtagcaatgaaaacaatattatggttggggtcaccaccacatgagggattgtattaagcggtcacggcattaggaaggttgagaaccactgctgtagatccaCTGTCTCACTGTATGAAACATCCGAGGAAGCATTGTTATTGTGATGAACTTGATGTCCACTTCATTACTCTCTACAAttctccacctgaggaagactttagtcgaaaccggtcgtggataTCTTCATACAAGAAACTCAAAACTTACTCAAGAGTAACTTTCTCTAAAGTAAAGGATTTTATGCCCTCAAGAGAAATGTGGGTATCTTCTTATAAGAAACTGAAAACCTCACTCAAGAGTATCCTTCTCTAGAGTAAGGGACTTCATGCCCTATAGAGAAGTTGGCTTTACACCAAGAAAGACTTTTGCTACAGTTGTATAATCACTGTGTAAACCAAGTTTGTAATTCATTATATACTGCTGTATGCCACACTATATAAAATTGTAAATAGTTATTTGTtcaatattgcattatattagctgaaagaatatatttacctttgtgttttgtgtaccacaacttgtagtggatttgtgcttTTAAAACTACATATTACTTTTTATACAATAGATCTCCTCGAAAACATGTTGTTTCGAGTTCTTTGCCGTAATCAAAATAAGTTCTTGTGATCtgaacttttttgttgttgtgtcaggaaagacttgagaatctgcaagtcacttctggtgtgagagaattggccatctgcaaggacgttgcccaggacacgcccggatgatttgatgttttatcatccttgtgggaggcttctctcatgtccccgtatgaggagctggagctcatccacctctccccggattcaaacctgcaacctgtcggtcttcagtcctgccggcacaggggtttaacccactgcaccaccgggggttccgaTCTGAACTGAAATTTGCATTGAAACCATCTGTACGGAATCacgtgtttgcttgttttgtatcTGATGCCAGTATTTCCAACCCATAATTCATTTTCTTTCACCTAAAGCAGGAGGGACCTGAAGTAGAAGTTATGGCTTTTAATTGCCTAATGGCGATATTAGGGCATTATAATGATTAAATAAATAGCACAACAGAACCTGCAACTAAATGCTCCTGGTCAGGGTTCCAGTTATTCTGCTGCACCACCCATTCTATCCATTTTATTCTTCTGtgtattttctctctccccccccccccccccgtcttaaCAAGTTACATGACCATTGGCCATGCTTAtctagggtacatctacatttcAGAACCAATGCTTTTACACTGCTTTTATTGTATGATagggtttggtgagacaccagcattctttagctaaagactttataaaactagctcctgtgattccatagtcttgagccacaaagtgttgccaaactgcattaactctccagtgtagatgcatttttttggggggggggagggagttgtGTGCACATTCCCTTGTTTGCTTCATTCAAGCTTTTTTGGGGCAAGCTTCTCCCATAAATTTCCATTGTATTTCTATCTTGTCCCCATTCCTACTGCTGCCTCGCTTGGTTAATGGTGTCATTCTGGCAACAGAAATCCTGTTCATTATTGATATGCATTATTTGGGGAATAAAAAGGCAACAAAAAGACATTGCAAAGCCTTCCCTTCATCCAACTTCCCTTCATCAAGGGTTATTTGTGTTTACCCCTGTTTAATCCCACATCAAAGCCGTTTCCTGCGTTGTCACCTTTCTGCCTTGATTTGACAAGTTGAAATATAAGAGCCATGGGAGGGGTAAGTTTCCCCCTTTGTTTTTCTTGCCTATATAAGGCCTGCcataaaataacaacagcagctgCAGTAgttgaagtccccccccccccccatttctcaaTTCTGCCACACCCTGAACACACTGCGTTTCCCCCCTATTTTTGGCATTTTGAGAAGTTACTGTAATTTTCAAACACATTATTGATCATTCTGGAATCTTAGACTTCAATTAATGCACATGACAAATCACCCACATATTATGCTTTTCTACAATTAGATGTCaattgcctattattattattattattattattattattattattattatttgaaacacaacaagatgagtccacagcagactctctgatggctgttgaattggatcacacatcggacacttcccaagtgtctaggactgtgtgatgtattgacaaataatgcgtgcagatcccagtaaggtggccttctgcagctggcaaacggttattttgtcagtgcctattgtatttaagtgcaggccaaggtctttaggcactgcacccagtgtgctgatcaccactgggaccaactttactggtttgtgccagagtctttgcagttcgatttttaaatcctcatattgtgtcagttttccagttctttctcttcaattctgctgtcacctgggattgcaacatcaacgatccatactttgttttttaacaccattgtgaggtcaggagtattatgctccaaaactctgtctgtctgaatccggaag containing:
- the LZTFL1 gene encoding leucine zipper transcription factor-like protein 1 isoform X1, which codes for MAELGLNEHHQNEIISYMRFARSKRGLRLKTVDSCFQDLKESRLVEDTFTIDEVTDILDGLQTVVHSEVESELINTAYTNVLLLRQIFSQAEKWYLKLQTDISELENRNLLEQVAEFEKSEFTSSNKKPNPELVKPKLTPLHDGASELLQKEIARLQEENEKLRSRLKTIEVQATSALDEKSKLEKALRELEIVQGDHKLNPTQDLCELESNMADLKYKLEKTLHDSTASQKSLEENLVSTKHDLLKVQDQLAMAEKELEKKFQQTAAYRNMKEILSKKNDQIKELRKKLSKYEPDD
- the LZTFL1 gene encoding leucine zipper transcription factor-like protein 1 isoform X3 gives rise to the protein MAELGLNEHHQNEIISYMRFARSKRGLRLKTVDSCFQDLKESRLVEDTFTIDEVTDILDGLQTVVHSEVESELINTAYTNVLLLRQIFSQAEKWYLKLQTDISELENRNLLEQVAEFEKSEFTSSNKKPNPELVKPKLTPLHDGASELLQKEIARLQEENEKLRSRLKTIEVQATSALDEKSKLEKALRELEIVQGDHKDLCELESNMADLKYKLEKTLHDSTASQKSLEENLVSTKHDLLKVQDQLAMAEKELEKKFQQTAAYRNMKEILSKKNDQIKELRKKLSKYEPDD